In the genome of bacterium, the window GACAAAAAATGGGATTATCAGAAGCGCAAGGCCGAAGATGCCTATCATGACCACGATTTGAACCCATAAAGAGGCTCTCTCTTTTGAACCTTTATCTAGCCAAGGCAAGGCAAAAATGAATAGAAATGCGAGTGCTGGGATGACAGCGGTCGCAACAAATGCGGCGTTCGGGGCATTGTTTTGAACTATTACCAGCATCGCATGAAGCGGAAGGATGTACCATTCCGGTCTATCAGAAGGGCTGTTAAAATCGCCAATTTTGACTGCTTGATAAAATGGAGGTTGTAAGGTCATAGCCATAATCACGGCTGCCAAAATCCCTAAACCCACTAATAACAGGGCAGATTTTGTCAATTTATACCCGGCAATTCGCCAGTAAGCTAACAGGATTGCAGTCAAAACAACCGTCACTATCGGCAGTAGGAGGCCGTGTGCTAGATACCAGATATGAAGCGTCTGAGGTCCAACCGATGCGCCGCCTCTCAGTAATTTAGCGATTAATGAGCCTACTATCGGAAGACTCTCGGCTATCCCTGTCTCCGTGACCGCTGTTCGGACGGCATGAATATCCCATGGCAGTAAATGGCCGGTAAGCTGAAAAAGAACGATTACTAAGAAGAAAATCGGCCATATTACCCAGATTTGCCACTGCATTCGGCGATAGGCTCCACTTAGCATTAAATTTACCAAATATACAGCCACGAAGATGATTAACAAAGCGGAAAGCCAATGGTGTAACCCTAGGACAAAGCTAAAAAGTCGGGACGCGCGAATAACTTCGACGCTTCCAAACGCATGCGCCGCCGTCGCGTGGTATTGCGACATGAGGATGATGCCGGTGATAAGCTCCAGTACAACAAACAAAACAAGCGCCCAACCGACAGAACGATTAATGGACGAACCGCGATCTTCTGTATTCATCTTTTCTTCCTTTCAGCCATTGGCTCTTTAGACCTATCCCTTTTCGAGACTGAGGGACTACTCTTGACATAAAAACGCCAGGGTAACTCCTGGGCATTACTGATGCCGATGCGAGTTGTTTGAATAACATTCTCATCCGGCGCCGGTTCACCTTGAGCGATGATTAGGGGGCCATTCATTAAATCAGCGCCATCTAATGCTCCTTTAATCCCCAACGCTTTGCATAAATTAGCAGGGCCAGAACACAAACGATTAATATTTCGCTCTGTCGGCCGATTCTCCTGCATGATTTCAATGCCTTCAATTGGTTCTAATGCTCTGATGAGAACCGCATCAGATTCACCCTCAGGTTGAGTAACTGCATTAATACACCAATGTATGCCATAGATTAAATAAATATAAGCATGACCTGGAGGTCCCCACATTGAGGCATTGCGTAAAGTTTTGCCTCGAAAAGAATGGCTAGCGGGATCGATAAGACGATAGGCTTCAGCTTCGACAATTCGACCGGCGACCAATCCTTTCGGAGATTGGAAAGCTAATATTTGCCCCAAAATCTCCCTTGCGGATTGAACAGTCGGTTGCAGATAAAACTCAATTGGAAGCGGGATTAACTCAATGCCCATTCGTCAACCTCCCGTTTGATTTTATCAGATAGCACGATGAAGAAGTTGATTGAATTTTACCGCCAACTATTAGAAATCGAATCTCCGTAGGCCTTTGAGCACGTTTCTCTCAACGTTATAGATCCAGACTCTTCGGCAGTTATCGGATCGTAAAACTATTCTTTCTTTGAAAACTAGCACTCTATCCACACAAAAGCCAATAGAGCCATAATCATATAGAGGTGTAGATGAGTATGATGGGGAAACTTGAGCCTAGGATTATCGAGATGCTGCCGCAGAAGGTGGCGGTGGTTTATTCTAAAGGCGATCCCAATAATGT includes:
- a CDS encoding cytochrome b N-terminal domain-containing protein, producing the protein MNTEDRGSSINRSVGWALVLFVVLELITGIILMSQYHATAAHAFGSVEVIRASRLFSFVLGLHHWLSALLIIFVAVYLVNLMLSGAYRRMQWQIWVIWPIFFLVIVLFQLTGHLLPWDIHAVRTAVTETGIAESLPIVGSLIAKLLRGGASVGPQTLHIWYLAHGLLLPIVTVVLTAILLAYWRIAGYKLTKSALLLVGLGILAAVIMAMTLQPPFYQAVKIGDFNSPSDRPEWYILPLHAMLVIVQNNAPNAAFVATAVIPALAFLFIFALPWLDKGSKERASLWVQIVVMIGIFGLALLIIPFFVPRKGQATVAQFAGMPSASTPIHQDFSKFPPADPQLAAQGQILFRQGSCANCHSINGKGGSVGPILDHVGTEFPDINWHIKHLQDPRSVSPASTMPGFSNRYTPQQLKALANYLRSLK
- a CDS encoding DNA-3-methyladenine glycosylase; its protein translation is MGIELIPLPIEFYLQPTVQSAREILGQILAFQSPKGLVAGRIVEAEAYRLIDPASHSFRGKTLRNASMWGPPGHAYIYLIYGIHWCINAVTQPEGESDAVLIRALEPIEGIEIMQENRPTERNINRLCSGPANLCKALGIKGALDGADLMNGPLIIAQGEPAPDENVIQTTRIGISNAQELPWRFYVKSSPSVSKRDRSKEPMAERKKR